In Desulfosediminicola ganghwensis, a single window of DNA contains:
- a CDS encoding ABC-F family ATP-binding cassette domain-containing protein, with amino-acid sequence MVHLNNIYKQFGSQILFRDASLQILPQTRTGLVGPNGAGKTSVFRLITGEEEPDKGDISCSKKTVIGYFSQSVGEMSGCTVLEEVMSGAGEVVAMGRQMREMEAQMAEPMDDDALADLLERYGVITEMFEHRGGYDLDSRAKAVLSGLGFGEQDFSLPVETYSGGWKMRIALAKILTINPDVLLLDEPTNHLDIESILWLEEWLATDYKGALLMTCHDRDFMNRVVNRIIEIANGQATTYSGDYDFYLREREIRREQLLASYRRQQEMLAKEEDFIARFAARVSHAAQVQSRIKKLEKIERIELPPEQKVMKFDFPIPPRSGDDVMHLRDLAKEWTTVNNEIKPVFSGLSGTVRRLEKIALVGVNGAGKSTLLKVITGQTEPTSGEVVMGAGVTTGYFSQHSMDVLHPTHTVFESVQEVLPLENIGVIRNLLAAFLFQGDDVDKRIANLSGGEKSRVVLARLLARPLNFLVLDEPTNHLDILSREVLLEALQKFAGTVILVSHDRHFLRSLVNRVFEIDHGEMRAYEGDYDYYLRQTNE; translated from the coding sequence ATGGTACACCTGAATAATATCTATAAACAGTTCGGTTCGCAGATCCTCTTTCGAGATGCCAGCCTGCAGATTCTACCCCAGACCCGCACCGGCCTCGTCGGCCCGAACGGTGCAGGAAAGACTTCAGTATTTCGACTCATTACCGGTGAAGAAGAACCGGATAAGGGCGATATTTCCTGTTCAAAGAAAACGGTTATCGGTTACTTCTCGCAGAGTGTCGGCGAAATGAGTGGCTGCACCGTACTGGAAGAGGTCATGAGCGGTGCCGGTGAAGTGGTTGCTATGGGCCGCCAGATGCGGGAAATGGAAGCGCAGATGGCCGAACCCATGGACGACGACGCACTCGCGGATCTGCTGGAACGCTACGGGGTAATCACGGAGATGTTTGAGCACCGCGGCGGCTACGATCTCGATTCCCGTGCCAAAGCAGTCCTCTCCGGGCTCGGTTTTGGAGAACAGGATTTCAGTCTGCCTGTTGAGACTTACAGTGGTGGCTGGAAGATGCGTATCGCCCTGGCGAAAATTCTTACCATCAATCCGGACGTACTGCTGCTTGATGAGCCTACCAACCATCTGGATATCGAATCGATCCTCTGGCTGGAAGAGTGGCTGGCAACTGATTACAAAGGCGCCCTGCTGATGACCTGCCATGACCGTGATTTCATGAACCGCGTGGTCAACCGTATCATCGAAATTGCCAACGGCCAGGCCACCACCTATAGCGGTGACTATGATTTCTATCTGCGTGAGCGGGAAATCCGCCGCGAACAGTTGCTGGCAAGTTATCGTCGCCAACAGGAAATGCTGGCCAAAGAAGAAGATTTCATCGCCAGATTTGCCGCCCGTGTCTCACACGCTGCCCAGGTGCAATCACGCATCAAGAAGCTGGAAAAAATTGAACGCATAGAACTGCCTCCCGAACAGAAGGTGATGAAGTTCGACTTTCCCATCCCCCCCCGCAGCGGGGACGATGTGATGCACCTCAGAGATCTCGCCAAAGAGTGGACCACGGTCAACAATGAGATCAAACCGGTTTTCAGCGGGCTTTCGGGTACCGTCCGCCGGTTGGAGAAAATAGCTCTCGTCGGTGTAAACGGTGCCGGTAAGTCAACCCTGTTGAAAGTCATCACCGGCCAGACCGAACCGACTTCCGGCGAGGTGGTTATGGGCGCCGGGGTTACCACTGGCTACTTCAGCCAGCACTCCATGGACGTTCTCCATCCGACCCACACCGTATTTGAATCTGTGCAGGAAGTACTGCCACTGGAAAATATCGGAGTTATCCGTAACCTGCTGGCAGCGTTTCTTTTTCAGGGAGACGATGTGGACAAACGTATCGCTAATCTCTCCGGCGGTGAGAAAAGCAGGGTTGTCCTGGCCCGCCTGCTGGCAAGACCACTCAACTTCCTGGTACTTGATGAGCCCACCAACCACCTTGACATTCTCTCCCGCGAAGTTCTGCTGGAGGCACTGCAGAAATTTGCAGGTACCGTCATCCTGGTCAGCCATGACCGCCATTTCCTGCGCTCACTGGTGAACCGCGTTTTCGAGATTGACCACGGAGAAATGCGGGCTTATGAAGGTGACTATGATTATTATCTGCGCCAGACCAACGAATAA
- a CDS encoding methylmalonyl-CoA mutase family protein, with protein MCPKPKSPIRILTAVAHYDGHDASILAINRALLQHPREVEIIYTGFNMAAEDICTAAVQEDVHGIAIASYNGGHMQFFQHLAIEVQKRCCRPVCIFGGGGATITEEEAHILKTEGISNIYRQGISLTEVSDDIVQTIDRNLEEFYAPSNPPLPVAISLADLSGRSAAHTGGRQISTPTNAKVIVITGDGGAGKSTLIDELIFRFRDQLPGKRVAILANDPTTVSAEGTSAFLADRVRMNYIYDPNIFMRSLSTGNGYISQNCALPQMAQLCIREGYDLVIIETPGVGQAGLDLKLLAPDLTICVKTREYGSALQLAKDQMLQEADMVVLNKIDLAGSEAAYQEIGMMFPPADRSKKLFGVLAKMHRDKGMDHFFAALCERLGWQAPEFAPVNIFEHAKKMELVPYGRRNYLAEVVKTVRDYDQWARDQLSLLRQDPHNPDNLDPFCRELLENWPGQWQETSAAAMHKFGMTSASSSANDFNLPMVALPDPQDLVESLRFLLEEGLPGSFPYGTGIYPYRLPTAGETTRQFAGLRGPEETNQRLHLLNRGVATPRLSIAFDGITLYGDDSDSDPSSMGKIGEGGVSVDSYEDMKLILKGFDIRKISTSLTINGPAPVILAMYFVAAGELEQEREEVKRGAPMSEKERDTFFNQTCRNLRGTVQADILKEVQAQNECIFQTDFSLKMLGDIQSHFIEKKINSYYSMSISGYHIGEAGATPAQELAFTLANGFTYVEYFLKRGMAVDAFAPSLSFFFRVSHEAEWLAYGPVCRRIWAIAMRDRYQADDRSQRFKFHTQTSGRALQAAEWDTLNPIRQTYHAYMGLLNNTNSLHVDSADEPMTTPSEKFVRQATLIPNYLSEEAEAFLIQNLLSGSYSLRAVTSQLQEKVLQELERIDQLGGVGPATEMGYQRNSIAESSARYEWEKYPPNEDEPPPRKIIGFNTYIQPVKNEAAVPEQAELIRPTKADWERQIRRTRAFRQEHKDQSGEYLQRLEHVALSGGNIFSELLHTVRHATLGEITRCLRKAGGSYRKMV; from the coding sequence ATGTGTCCAAAACCTAAATCACCGATCAGAATTCTCACCGCTGTTGCCCATTACGATGGTCACGACGCCTCGATCCTTGCCATTAACCGCGCCCTTTTACAACACCCGCGGGAAGTCGAGATTATCTATACTGGTTTCAACATGGCCGCCGAAGATATCTGCACAGCGGCAGTCCAGGAAGATGTACACGGCATTGCAATTGCTTCTTATAACGGCGGTCATATGCAATTTTTCCAACATCTCGCGATAGAAGTCCAAAAGCGATGCTGCCGACCGGTCTGTATCTTTGGTGGGGGAGGCGCCACAATCACTGAAGAAGAAGCACACATCCTGAAAACTGAGGGTATCTCGAATATATACAGACAAGGAATATCACTGACTGAGGTCAGTGATGATATTGTACAGACAATTGACCGAAATCTCGAAGAATTCTATGCACCTTCAAACCCGCCTTTACCGGTTGCGATCTCCCTGGCCGATCTTTCCGGCAGGAGTGCTGCACATACTGGCGGACGCCAGATCAGCACCCCCACAAACGCCAAAGTAATAGTCATTACCGGTGATGGTGGAGCCGGGAAATCAACTCTTATCGACGAGCTGATTTTTCGCTTCAGAGATCAACTGCCGGGAAAACGGGTTGCGATTCTTGCCAATGACCCGACCACCGTAAGTGCAGAGGGAACATCGGCATTTTTAGCCGATCGGGTGCGTATGAATTACATCTATGATCCCAATATATTCATGCGCTCTCTTTCCACCGGCAATGGTTATATTTCGCAGAATTGCGCCTTGCCTCAAATGGCGCAACTCTGCATTCGGGAGGGCTACGACCTGGTGATCATCGAGACTCCGGGAGTTGGCCAGGCGGGGTTGGATCTTAAGCTTCTGGCTCCTGATCTCACGATCTGTGTCAAAACCAGAGAGTATGGCAGCGCCCTGCAGCTTGCTAAGGACCAGATGCTCCAGGAAGCGGATATGGTTGTACTCAACAAGATTGACCTGGCGGGCTCAGAAGCTGCCTACCAGGAAATCGGCATGATGTTCCCCCCGGCTGATCGTAGCAAAAAGCTCTTTGGGGTGTTGGCCAAAATGCACCGGGATAAGGGGATGGACCATTTTTTCGCTGCACTCTGCGAGCGGCTGGGATGGCAGGCCCCGGAATTCGCCCCGGTCAACATCTTTGAGCATGCCAAAAAGATGGAGCTGGTCCCCTACGGACGCCGAAATTACCTTGCCGAGGTTGTAAAGACCGTACGTGACTATGACCAATGGGCCCGGGACCAGCTGTCATTGCTGCGTCAAGACCCGCACAATCCTGACAATCTCGACCCCTTTTGCCGGGAGCTACTCGAAAACTGGCCCGGACAATGGCAAGAGACCTCAGCTGCGGCAATGCATAAATTCGGTATGACCAGCGCTTCCAGTTCAGCTAATGATTTCAATTTGCCAATGGTCGCCCTGCCGGACCCGCAGGACCTGGTGGAAAGCCTTCGCTTTCTGCTCGAAGAAGGTTTGCCCGGTTCCTTCCCTTACGGTACTGGCATCTATCCCTATCGTCTGCCCACAGCAGGCGAAACAACCCGCCAGTTTGCAGGTCTACGCGGCCCAGAAGAGACCAACCAGAGGCTCCACCTGCTTAACCGGGGCGTCGCCACCCCCCGTTTGTCAATTGCTTTCGACGGTATCACCCTCTATGGAGATGACAGTGACAGCGACCCCAGTTCAATGGGCAAAATAGGAGAAGGTGGAGTCTCCGTCGACAGCTATGAGGATATGAAACTAATCTTAAAAGGCTTCGATATCAGAAAGATATCCACCTCGCTCACAATCAACGGCCCAGCCCCTGTAATTCTTGCCATGTATTTTGTTGCCGCGGGAGAACTCGAACAGGAACGTGAGGAGGTAAAGCGAGGCGCTCCAATGTCGGAAAAAGAACGCGACACCTTCTTTAATCAAACGTGCCGGAATCTGCGGGGCACCGTTCAGGCTGACATCTTAAAAGAGGTTCAGGCTCAGAACGAGTGTATCTTTCAGACAGACTTCTCCCTGAAAATGCTTGGCGATATCCAGAGCCACTTCATAGAAAAGAAGATCAACTCGTATTATTCGATGTCGATCTCCGGATATCATATCGGCGAAGCCGGGGCAACACCGGCCCAGGAACTGGCCTTCACCCTGGCAAATGGTTTCACTTACGTTGAATACTTTCTCAAGCGCGGTATGGCAGTTGATGCCTTTGCCCCCAGTCTCAGTTTCTTCTTCCGTGTCTCCCATGAGGCCGAATGGCTGGCATACGGCCCTGTATGCAGGCGCATATGGGCTATCGCCATGCGTGACCGTTACCAGGCAGATGACCGCAGCCAGAGATTCAAGTTTCATACGCAAACCTCGGGCCGCGCCCTGCAGGCGGCGGAGTGGGATACCCTCAACCCCATCCGTCAAACCTACCATGCCTACATGGGCCTGTTGAACAACACCAACTCCCTGCATGTCGATTCCGCCGACGAGCCGATGACCACACCCAGTGAAAAATTTGTTCGGCAGGCAACACTTATCCCGAACTATCTGAGTGAAGAGGCAGAAGCCTTTTTGATCCAGAACCTGCTCTCAGGCTCATACAGCCTACGTGCTGTAACCAGTCAATTACAGGAAAAAGTACTGCAGGAACTGGAGCGCATCGACCAGCTCGGCGGTGTCGGCCCAGCCACAGAGATGGGCTACCAGCGCAATTCCATCGCCGAGAGCTCTGCCCGTTATGAGTGGGAGAAATACCCACCAAATGAAGACGAGCCGCCACCACGGAAAATTATCGGTTTCAACACCTATATTCAGCCGGTGAAAAATGAAGCGGCGGTTCCGGAACAGGCGGAACTGATCCGCCCCACCAAGGCCGATTGGGAACGCCAGATTCGTCGGACCCGCGCCTTCAGACAAGAGCATAAAGACCAAAGCGGTGAATATTTGCAGCGACTGGAACACGTAGCCCTGTCCGGCGGCAATATTTTTAGTGAATTACTGCACACCGTGCGCCACGCCACACTCGGTGAAATCACCCGATGCCTCAGGAAAGCCGGTGGCAGCTATCGAAAAATGGTATAA
- a CDS encoding PaaI family thioesterase encodes MADKSFQDYYPESLQHCYGCGPKNPNGLQIRSFWEGEESVARFSPREYHLAFPGYVYGGLIASLVDCHCIGTAAAAAYRQEGREPGTLPAFRYVTGSLQVDYLAPTPLGGELIIRARVEEIQGRKTIVSAKVIAEGQVTAKGRVVAVRMPEHLQPDDM; translated from the coding sequence ATGGCCGATAAATCATTTCAGGATTATTATCCGGAATCCCTGCAGCATTGTTACGGTTGCGGTCCCAAAAACCCCAACGGGTTGCAGATACGAAGCTTTTGGGAAGGGGAGGAATCAGTGGCACGATTTTCCCCCCGTGAGTACCATCTCGCTTTTCCAGGTTATGTCTATGGCGGTCTCATTGCCTCACTGGTTGACTGTCACTGTATAGGTACCGCAGCAGCCGCTGCATACCGGCAAGAGGGAAGGGAACCTGGCACCCTGCCTGCCTTTAGGTATGTGACCGGTTCACTGCAGGTAGACTACCTGGCCCCGACGCCTCTGGGAGGAGAGTTGATTATCAGGGCCAGGGTGGAAGAAATTCAAGGGAGAAAGACAATCGTCAGTGCCAAAGTTATAGCCGAAGGTCAGGTTACCGCCAAAGGCCGGGTCGTTGCAGTGCGTATGCCCGAACATCTTCAGCCTGATGATATGTAA
- a CDS encoding ABC-F family ATP-binding cassette domain-containing protein has translation MIHASNIALSYGKRVIFKDVNIKFTPGNCYGLIGANGAGKSTFLKILAGQMDPDHGEVFVGAKQRIAMLAQDQFAYDESTVAETVLMAHARLHEVMAEREALYAKTEFTEADGIRSGELEAEFAEMNGYEVESEAATLLSGLGINEDLRDKKMKELEAGEKVRVLLAQALFGNPDILLLDEPTNNLDRKSIVWLEGFLERFQNTVIIVSHDRHFLNQVCTHMADIDYGQIRVYVGNYDFWYQASELLQQQRQDASRKADAKAKDLKEFIARFSSNASKARQATSRKKLLDKLEMEDLPASSRKYPYILFKAGRTCGDVILEVKDLSKTIDGVKVLDNFSMEVNKGQKIGFVGTNNVAITTLFQILAGELEPDSGSFRWGLTMSTSYFPKENRSFFQSDKTLVDWLSEYTPVTEGESFARGFLGKMLFSGDEAMKKTSVLSGGEKVRCMLSRMMLSDANALILDEPTNHLDLESITALNNGLKAFPEIILFSSHDHALMATVADRIIEILPGGVIDKMLPYDEYLKDAGVQEQQEQFRN, from the coding sequence ATGATACATGCTTCAAATATTGCCCTGTCTTATGGTAAACGCGTCATTTTCAAAGACGTCAATATCAAGTTCACCCCTGGTAACTGCTACGGCCTCATCGGTGCCAATGGTGCCGGAAAATCAACGTTCTTAAAGATCCTGGCCGGCCAGATGGACCCGGACCACGGTGAAGTGTTCGTAGGTGCCAAACAGCGTATTGCCATGCTCGCCCAGGATCAGTTCGCTTACGACGAATCCACAGTGGCTGAAACCGTGCTTATGGCTCACGCCCGCCTGCACGAAGTTATGGCTGAGCGAGAGGCTCTTTACGCAAAGACCGAATTTACTGAGGCAGACGGTATCCGCAGCGGAGAACTGGAAGCAGAGTTCGCTGAGATGAACGGCTACGAAGTTGAATCCGAGGCGGCAACCCTGCTGAGTGGTCTTGGTATCAACGAAGATCTGCGCGACAAAAAGATGAAAGAACTGGAAGCTGGTGAAAAGGTACGGGTGCTGCTGGCCCAGGCTCTATTCGGTAACCCCGACATCCTGCTGCTCGACGAACCTACCAACAACCTCGACCGCAAATCCATTGTCTGGCTGGAAGGTTTTCTGGAAAGATTTCAGAACACAGTCATTATCGTTTCCCATGATCGTCATTTCCTCAATCAGGTCTGTACCCATATGGCGGATATCGATTACGGCCAGATCAGAGTTTACGTTGGTAACTACGATTTCTGGTACCAGGCCAGTGAACTGCTCCAGCAGCAGCGCCAGGACGCAAGCCGTAAAGCAGATGCCAAAGCCAAGGATTTGAAAGAGTTCATCGCCCGCTTCTCCTCCAACGCCTCAAAAGCCAGGCAAGCGACTTCCAGAAAGAAGCTGCTCGACAAGCTTGAAATGGAAGACCTGCCGGCTTCATCCCGCAAATACCCGTATATTTTGTTTAAAGCGGGCAGAACCTGTGGCGATGTTATTCTGGAAGTAAAAGACCTGAGCAAGACCATCGACGGTGTAAAGGTGCTGGACAACTTTTCCATGGAGGTCAATAAGGGCCAGAAGATCGGCTTTGTCGGTACCAACAACGTCGCGATCACTACCCTCTTTCAGATACTGGCAGGAGAACTCGAACCGGACAGCGGCAGTTTCCGCTGGGGTCTCACTATGAGTACTTCCTATTTCCCTAAGGAAAACAGAAGTTTTTTTCAGTCCGATAAAACTCTGGTCGACTGGTTGAGCGAGTACACCCCTGTCACGGAAGGTGAGAGCTTTGCCCGTGGTTTTCTCGGCAAGATGCTCTTCTCCGGCGATGAGGCTATGAAAAAGACCAGCGTGCTCTCCGGTGGCGAGAAAGTACGCTGCATGCTGTCGAGGATGATGCTCTCCGACGCCAACGCCCTGATTCTGGATGAGCCCACAAACCATCTCGATCTTGAATCAATCACAGCGCTCAACAACGGCCTGAAGGCCTTCCCGGAGATTATCCTCTTCTCCTCCCATGACCATGCGCTGATGGCCACTGTTGCAGACCGCATCATTGAGATTCTGCCAGGCGGCGTCATCGATAAGATGCTGCCCTATGACGAATACCTGAAGGACGCTGGAGTGCAGGAGCAACAGGAGCAGTTTCGCAACTAG
- the glp gene encoding gephyrin-like molybdotransferase Glp: protein MISVPEALSLLRENLPEPKVVYVPVEEALGRRLAEDITSPEPSPRYTSSAMDGYAARWQDVQNVSELNPARLTLAGESRAGVPYEGVVAIGEAVRISTGAMLPDGADTVIRVEDTNEQGDVVQIMACRKQGQDVRYAGEEFVAGTVIMAHGLVVTARQVALLSAVGAHQVPVYDTPRVSLFITGTELAHHGDGDIKPYQVRDSNAPMLKCAVREAGGTLVNCMHVEDDLETTVDSMAEALEHKSDIILCSGGVSVGRHDHVKEAAERVGFQQLFWKIRQKPGKPLFVAKKGRTLLFGLPGNPVSAFMCFQNYVIPSLAALQGVDYLKKSLSARAEVAIENSGSRTDFIRVTIRDEPNTVPTVKPIPQQGSHMLTSIVKADGYIVVEPKTTLQPDDLIEVFRF, encoded by the coding sequence ATGATATCGGTACCTGAGGCTCTTTCACTGCTCCGTGAAAACCTTCCAGAACCCAAAGTGGTATATGTGCCAGTAGAGGAAGCACTGGGACGCAGGTTGGCAGAAGACATAACTTCCCCCGAACCATCTCCAAGGTATACCAGTTCTGCCATGGACGGCTATGCTGCGCGTTGGCAGGATGTTCAGAATGTAAGCGAGTTGAATCCCGCACGTCTTACGCTTGCTGGTGAAAGCCGGGCTGGTGTGCCCTATGAGGGTGTGGTAGCCATTGGCGAGGCTGTGCGAATCAGCACCGGTGCGATGCTGCCCGATGGCGCGGATACTGTTATCAGGGTCGAGGATACCAATGAACAGGGCGATGTCGTTCAGATTATGGCATGCAGAAAACAGGGGCAGGACGTCCGCTATGCCGGTGAAGAGTTCGTTGCCGGGACAGTGATTATGGCCCATGGTCTGGTTGTTACCGCCAGGCAGGTTGCCCTGTTGTCGGCGGTTGGTGCTCATCAGGTGCCAGTATATGATACGCCCCGTGTCTCACTCTTTATCACCGGTACCGAACTTGCTCACCATGGGGATGGTGATATCAAACCCTATCAGGTTCGTGACTCGAACGCGCCGATGCTGAAATGCGCCGTGCGTGAAGCTGGTGGCACCCTGGTGAATTGCATGCACGTAGAAGATGACCTGGAAACCACTGTCGATTCGATGGCAGAAGCCCTGGAACATAAAAGTGATATTATTCTTTGTTCCGGTGGTGTTTCGGTGGGCAGGCATGATCATGTTAAAGAGGCGGCAGAACGTGTGGGCTTTCAACAACTGTTCTGGAAAATACGGCAAAAGCCGGGAAAGCCTCTTTTTGTCGCTAAAAAAGGGCGGACCCTGTTGTTTGGCCTGCCGGGTAATCCGGTGTCGGCCTTTATGTGCTTCCAGAATTACGTGATTCCCAGTCTGGCCGCTTTGCAGGGTGTCGATTATCTGAAGAAATCTCTTTCAGCACGTGCCGAGGTGGCCATAGAAAACAGCGGCAGCCGTACCGATTTCATCCGGGTAACAATCCGGGATGAGCCCAATACTGTCCCCACCGTAAAACCTATCCCGCAGCAGGGCTCCCATATGCTGACCTCCATTGTCAAAGCCGATGGCTATATTGTGGTAGAGCCAAAAACAACCTTGCAACCGGATGACTTAATTGAAGTGTTCAGGTTCTGA
- the moaA gene encoding GTP 3',8-cyclase MoaA: protein MNARTCQSCSTDISPLIDSFGRKVTYLRLSITDRCNLRCRYCMPEDGVNVLDHKSILSYEEMERLSRIFVSLGVNKIRITGGEPFVRKGCLEFMERLKEQSPGLSLHLTTNGVAVGPYLQGLKELGIKGINLSLDTLDAERFKEITRRDKLEKVLAVFHEILRLELPLKVNAVVQEDTGDDELLRMAQLVKDYPVAMRFIELMPFSGAEEHHVIEMSQTLESRLFKLFPGLTELSSKHVETARKFSLPGYAGTLGIIEGESRKFCATCNKLRVTSSGMMKNCLYDQGALNLRDLLRATPDDSEVAGEIRKAVSKKLKNGMEAAKLNGNSSEDSMASIGG from the coding sequence ATGAATGCACGAACCTGCCAAAGCTGTTCCACCGATATTTCGCCATTAATTGATTCATTCGGGCGTAAAGTTACCTATCTCCGTCTCTCAATCACCGATCGATGTAACCTGCGTTGCCGCTATTGCATGCCGGAAGACGGGGTTAATGTGCTTGACCATAAATCGATACTTTCCTACGAGGAGATGGAGCGTCTCTCGAGGATTTTCGTAAGTCTGGGGGTCAATAAAATCCGGATTACCGGCGGTGAACCTTTTGTTCGCAAAGGGTGTCTGGAGTTTATGGAGCGTCTCAAAGAGCAGAGCCCCGGCTTGAGTCTTCACCTGACCACCAACGGTGTTGCAGTCGGGCCGTATTTGCAGGGCTTGAAAGAGTTAGGCATAAAAGGCATTAACCTGAGCCTTGATACACTTGATGCCGAGCGCTTCAAAGAGATTACCCGCCGCGACAAGCTGGAAAAAGTGCTGGCTGTGTTTCACGAAATCCTCAGGCTTGAACTGCCCCTGAAAGTGAATGCCGTTGTTCAGGAAGATACCGGTGATGATGAGTTGCTCCGCATGGCGCAGTTGGTTAAGGATTATCCGGTGGCGATGCGTTTCATCGAGCTGATGCCTTTTTCCGGCGCTGAAGAACATCACGTTATCGAGATGTCCCAGACTCTTGAGTCGCGACTGTTCAAACTCTTCCCAGGGCTCACCGAGCTTTCCTCAAAACATGTTGAGACCGCCCGAAAATTCTCACTGCCCGGTTATGCCGGAACCCTGGGAATCATCGAGGGTGAATCCCGAAAATTCTGTGCCACCTGTAATAAACTTAGAGTGACCTCGAGCGGCATGATGAAAAACTGCCTCTACGACCAGGGAGCATTGAACCTGCGCGATCTGTTGCGGGCCACTCCCGATGACTCAGAAGTTGCCGGTGAAATTCGTAAAGCGGTGAGCAAAAAACTGAAGAACGGCATGGAGGCTGCCAAGCTCAACGGGAATAGCAGCGAAGATTCCATGGCCTCCATTGGTGGTTGA
- the pepT gene encoding peptidase T, producing the protein MPEVTLDIPVAELVDRFCRYVAVDTQAAVESETYPSTFKQLDLCRILVAELYEMGITDARMTKPGYVIATVPANSVKKVPTIGLIAHVDTSPDVSGKNVKPVIHENYSGGDIVLPGDATQVIRADETPELGACIGDDIITSDGTTLLGADDKAGVAEIMTAIRYLVDHPELAHGPIRIAFTVDEEVGTGTKHFDVKKFAADYAYTIDGSTAGEVEDETFSADSVTVTFQGVNIHPGYAKGKMLNSTTVAAEFISFLPREMTPETTEDREGFMHLHSMEGTVNTTVLKYLIRDFTLEGLLRKETLMQETLRALKAKYPALDYTFEVEESYRNMKYVLDQYPRVTEYCCEAIRRCGLTPRQGLIRGGTDGARLSEMGLPTPNIFTGGHNFHSKTEWISVQDMTRAVETIVHLAMIWEEKSNS; encoded by the coding sequence ATGCCAGAGGTTACTCTTGATATTCCAGTCGCAGAGCTGGTTGACCGTTTTTGCCGCTATGTTGCCGTCGACACCCAGGCGGCGGTAGAGTCTGAGACCTATCCATCAACCTTCAAGCAGCTGGACCTCTGTCGCATACTGGTGGCGGAGTTGTATGAAATGGGGATAACAGACGCCAGAATGACTAAACCTGGCTACGTGATAGCTACCGTACCAGCCAACAGTGTTAAGAAGGTGCCGACCATAGGCCTTATCGCCCATGTTGACACTTCACCCGATGTGAGTGGGAAGAACGTGAAGCCGGTTATCCATGAAAATTATTCCGGCGGGGACATTGTGTTGCCGGGTGATGCGACTCAGGTGATTAGGGCGGATGAAACACCGGAACTGGGAGCATGCATCGGAGATGACATAATCACTTCAGACGGTACTACCTTATTGGGGGCAGATGATAAGGCGGGGGTGGCAGAGATCATGACAGCGATTCGTTACCTGGTCGATCATCCGGAGCTTGCTCATGGCCCGATCCGCATCGCCTTTACCGTGGATGAAGAGGTGGGCACCGGCACCAAGCATTTTGATGTGAAAAAGTTCGCTGCCGACTACGCCTACACCATTGACGGTTCAACCGCGGGGGAGGTGGAGGATGAAACTTTTTCAGCAGATTCGGTGACGGTGACTTTTCAGGGTGTCAATATTCATCCCGGTTATGCCAAGGGCAAGATGCTCAACTCCACAACCGTTGCCGCGGAGTTTATCAGTTTCCTCCCAAGGGAGATGACTCCGGAGACAACTGAAGACCGTGAAGGCTTTATGCATCTGCATAGTATGGAGGGAACGGTCAATACGACTGTGCTGAAATATCTGATTCGTGATTTTACCCTGGAAGGATTGTTGCGAAAAGAGACGCTGATGCAGGAGACACTGCGGGCTCTGAAAGCAAAGTACCCTGCTCTTGACTATACGTTTGAGGTTGAGGAGAGTTACAGGAACATGAAATACGTGCTTGATCAGTACCCCAGGGTGACCGAATATTGCTGCGAAGCGATTCGCCGTTGCGGGCTCACTCCCAGGCAGGGGCTGATTCGTGGCGGCACGGATGGTGCGAGGCTTTCTGAAATGGGCTTGCCGACCCCGAATATTTTCACAGGCGGCCACAACTTTCACTCAAAGACCGAGTGGATTTCGGTACAGGATATGACCAGGGCGGTGGAGACTATTGTCCATCTGGCCATGATCTGGGAAGAAAAGTCGAATTCATGA